The proteins below are encoded in one region of Aquisphaera giovannonii:
- a CDS encoding DUF302 domain-containing protein, whose amino-acid sequence MRLLCLSAAVLIIMPCLAAWPAVRPPAAAGGEGASTTVTRIGVDHVLVTAGRDYETVTARFREQLGAFDAAALKRSLEAGDDAATRAAVERMAGPSGFMLFNTQEHGALLGLVDIRAKAVQYVVGNPLFAVEMTRHAVGAGLYAPLRVLIREVKPGQTCIEYDRPSTLFGQFRDPEVDKVAAGLDRKLESLIESAVR is encoded by the coding sequence ATGAGGCTCCTGTGTCTGTCGGCAGCGGTCTTGATCATCATGCCTTGCCTGGCGGCATGGCCCGCGGTGCGTCCGCCGGCGGCGGCCGGCGGGGAGGGGGCATCGACGACGGTGACGCGGATCGGCGTGGACCACGTCCTCGTCACCGCCGGGCGGGATTATGAGACGGTCACCGCGAGGTTCCGCGAGCAGCTCGGGGCGTTCGACGCGGCGGCGCTCAAGAGGTCGCTGGAGGCCGGCGACGACGCCGCGACCCGGGCCGCGGTCGAGCGGATGGCGGGGCCGAGCGGCTTCATGCTGTTCAACACGCAGGAGCATGGCGCCCTCCTGGGCCTCGTCGATATCAGGGCGAAGGCCGTGCAGTACGTCGTCGGCAACCCGCTCTTCGCCGTGGAGATGACCCGCCACGCCGTCGGGGCCGGCCTGTATGCGCCGCTCCGCGTCCTCATCCGCGAGGTCAAACCCGGGCAGACCTGCATCGAGTACGACCGGCCATCGACGCTCTTCGGCCAGTTCCGCGACCCGGAGGTCGACAAGGTCGCGGCCGGCCTCGACCGCAAGCTCGAGTCGCTCATCGAGTCGGCCGTCCGCTGA
- a CDS encoding MBL fold metallo-hydrolase translates to MNRRRFVSASIGAAGALAIAGRVRGDGPPDDSDPTSLIPTMMAATAKMPIESRPLADGLHLVYGPGGNIAVLDGPDGLTIVDAGLPNRAADTFEVVKRAGGKPVVRLINTHWHFDHAGGNEAFGRAGAAILATPATRRRLSTEQYTEIFKMKSPASPPAALPVVTLDEAEVHVGPETLRIKSVPPAHTDGDLFVHFTKHDVIHTGDLFSNGFYPNIDASSLGWIGGMVAAADVLLKLAGPSTRIIPGHGPVATRDDLARYRTMLATVHDRLAKLHDAGKTLREAIDARPTADLDAEWADGFFTGGMFTRVAYDGLVKHRAGAGKAS, encoded by the coding sequence ATGAACAGGCGACGTTTCGTGAGCGCGAGCATCGGTGCCGCGGGGGCCCTGGCGATCGCGGGGCGGGTGCGCGGAGACGGGCCGCCGGACGACTCGGACCCCACCTCGCTGATCCCGACCATGATGGCCGCCACGGCGAAGATGCCCATCGAGTCCAGGCCCCTCGCCGACGGGCTCCACCTCGTCTACGGCCCCGGCGGCAACATCGCCGTCCTCGACGGGCCGGACGGCCTGACCATCGTCGACGCCGGCCTGCCCAACCGTGCGGCCGACACGTTCGAGGTGGTGAAGCGAGCCGGCGGCAAGCCGGTCGTGCGGCTGATCAACACGCACTGGCACTTCGACCACGCCGGCGGCAATGAGGCCTTCGGCCGCGCCGGGGCGGCGATCCTGGCCACGCCGGCCACGCGGCGGCGGCTGTCCACGGAGCAATACACCGAGATCTTCAAGATGAAGTCGCCGGCCTCGCCCCCGGCCGCCCTGCCGGTCGTGACCCTGGATGAGGCCGAGGTCCACGTCGGGCCGGAGACGCTTCGCATCAAGTCCGTGCCCCCCGCGCACACCGACGGCGACCTGTTCGTCCACTTCACGAAGCACGACGTGATCCACACCGGCGACCTGTTCAGCAACGGGTTCTACCCGAACATCGACGCGTCGAGCCTGGGCTGGATCGGCGGCATGGTCGCCGCGGCGGACGTCCTGCTCAAGCTCGCCGGGCCGTCCACGCGGATCATCCCCGGCCACGGCCCCGTCGCCACCCGGGACGACCTCGCCCGCTACCGGACGATGCTCGCGACCGTCCACGACCGCCTTGCGAAGCTCCACGACGCCGGCAAGACCCTCCGCGAGGCGATCGACGCCCGCCCCACGGCCGACCTCGACGCCGAGTGGGCCGACGGCTTCTTCACCGGCGGCATGTTCACCCGGGTCGCCTACGACGGACTGGTCAAGCACCGGGCGGGCGCCGGCAAGGCCTCCTGA
- a CDS encoding redoxin domain-containing protein, with amino-acid sequence MRRLHGLILATACLGVGPGAGPQALAGGAADAPERVTFTEHVAPIVFRNCASCHRPGEAAPFPLLSYRDVKKHGHLIREVVGERTMPPWPPAEGWGHFQDERRLSREQVELIGRWVESGMAEGPADRLPALPAFPAGGWTLGTPDLVVTLPEPFDVPADGKDIYRMFVLPLNQAEDRWVTAVEIRPTARSVVHHALYFLDSTGAARKLDEAEPGPGFSRMAFPRTGSLGGWAVGATTRRLPMGLAYPLPAGSDLVVQMHLHPSGKAEREQTSFGIYLAKEPPRKRILGTQAPMLFGIGTDLRKKGIEPGDSHFTIHGTWEVPFDVDVVSIGGHAHYLCKTMKAVAELPDGKELKLFAIDDWDFNWQGRYNYAEPVRLPKGAVVRTTLVYDNSADNPRNPSDPPVKVRWGEGSLDEMGSIGLAFVAVNEADLASYKGPAIFGGGDQVGRLGRRAGPAAGAGAAARRGGQGLFGGRDPAQVLMLFDALDADRDGKLKGDEIPARLRLLMIRIDANRDGVLERAELEKALAGARDAGPAGKPGPAADSRDDPAMTDLAGHAWHPLRPAEGSKANVLVFLAKDCPVGNTYTSEITRIARDYEGKHVAVLVVHVDPDVTADDAREHAKEYGLTVPILRDPDHVLVKRAGAETVPEAAVITPDGRVAYCGRIDDRFGKLGRQRTEPSRHDLRDAIDAVLAGRPVAQARVPAIGCPIADMER; translated from the coding sequence ATGCGCAGACTTCACGGGCTCATCCTCGCGACCGCCTGCCTCGGGGTAGGCCCGGGCGCGGGCCCCCAGGCCCTCGCCGGGGGCGCGGCCGACGCGCCGGAGCGGGTCACCTTCACGGAGCACGTCGCGCCGATCGTCTTCCGGAACTGCGCCTCGTGCCATCGCCCGGGCGAGGCCGCGCCGTTCCCGCTGCTGAGCTACCGCGACGTGAAGAAGCACGGCCACCTGATCCGGGAGGTCGTGGGCGAGAGGACGATGCCGCCCTGGCCCCCCGCGGAGGGCTGGGGCCACTTCCAGGACGAGCGGCGGCTGTCCCGGGAGCAGGTCGAGCTCATCGGCCGATGGGTCGAGTCCGGCATGGCGGAGGGCCCGGCGGACAGGCTGCCGGCCCTGCCGGCGTTCCCGGCCGGCGGCTGGACGCTCGGCACCCCGGACCTGGTCGTCACGCTGCCCGAGCCGTTCGACGTCCCGGCCGACGGCAAGGACATCTACCGGATGTTCGTCCTGCCGCTCAATCAGGCCGAGGACCGATGGGTCACGGCCGTGGAGATCCGCCCGACGGCCCGTTCCGTCGTCCACCACGCCCTCTACTTCCTGGACAGCACCGGCGCGGCGAGGAAGCTCGACGAGGCCGAGCCCGGCCCCGGCTTCAGCCGTATGGCGTTCCCCCGCACGGGCTCGCTCGGCGGCTGGGCCGTCGGCGCGACGACCCGGCGCCTGCCGATGGGCCTGGCCTACCCGCTGCCGGCCGGCTCCGACCTGGTCGTCCAGATGCACCTGCATCCCTCCGGCAAGGCCGAGCGGGAGCAGACCTCGTTCGGGATCTACCTCGCCAAGGAACCGCCGAGGAAGCGGATCCTCGGGACGCAGGCGCCCATGCTCTTCGGCATCGGCACCGACCTGCGGAAGAAGGGGATCGAGCCGGGCGACAGCCACTTCACGATCCACGGCACCTGGGAGGTCCCCTTCGACGTGGACGTCGTCAGCATCGGCGGCCACGCCCATTACCTCTGCAAGACCATGAAGGCGGTCGCCGAGCTCCCCGACGGCAAGGAGCTCAAGCTCTTCGCGATCGACGACTGGGACTTCAACTGGCAGGGGCGCTACAACTACGCCGAGCCGGTACGACTGCCGAAGGGGGCCGTCGTCCGGACCACGCTCGTCTACGACAACTCGGCCGACAACCCGAGGAACCCGTCGGATCCCCCGGTGAAGGTGCGCTGGGGCGAGGGCTCGCTGGACGAGATGGGCTCGATCGGCCTGGCGTTCGTGGCGGTGAACGAGGCGGACCTCGCCTCTTACAAGGGGCCGGCGATCTTCGGCGGCGGCGACCAGGTCGGCCGCCTCGGCCGCCGGGCCGGGCCCGCGGCGGGGGCGGGTGCCGCGGCCCGGCGCGGGGGCCAGGGCCTCTTCGGCGGCCGCGACCCGGCCCAGGTGTTGATGCTCTTCGATGCCCTCGACGCCGACCGGGACGGCAAGCTGAAGGGCGATGAGATCCCCGCGCGGCTCCGGCTGCTCATGATCCGGATCGACGCCAACCGCGACGGCGTCCTCGAACGGGCCGAGCTCGAGAAGGCCCTCGCCGGCGCCCGCGACGCCGGGCCGGCGGGCAAGCCCGGGCCGGCCGCGGATTCCCGGGACGATCCCGCGATGACCGACCTGGCCGGGCATGCGTGGCACCCCCTCCGCCCGGCCGAGGGGTCGAAGGCCAACGTCCTGGTCTTCCTCGCGAAGGACTGCCCCGTCGGCAACACCTACACGAGCGAGATCACCCGGATCGCCCGCGACTACGAGGGCAAGCACGTCGCCGTCCTGGTCGTCCACGTCGATCCCGACGTGACCGCGGACGACGCGAGGGAGCACGCGAAGGAATACGGCCTGACGGTCCCGATCCTCCGCGACCCCGACCACGTCCTGGTGAAGCGGGCCGGGGCGGAGACCGTCCCCGAGGCCGCGGTGATCACCCCGGACGGCCGGGTCGCCTACTGCGGGCGGATCGACGACCGCTTCGGCAAGCTCGGCCGCCAGCGCACCGAGCCCTCCCGCCACGACCTCCGCGACGCGATCGACGCCGTCCTGGCCGGTCGCCCGGTCGCCCAGGCCCGCGTCCCGGCCATCGGCTGCCCGATCGCGGATATGGAGCGATAG
- a CDS encoding aldo/keto reductase encodes MSGSEMPYRTLGKTGERVSAIGLGGWHLAIKSVDKKTAIQIVHAAVDRGINFLDNSWDYNDGESEERMGKALKEGYRDKVFLMTKIDGRSEKEAARQIDESLKRLKTDRIDLLQHHEILRFDDPHRIFDPEGAQVAFEKAKQAGKVRYIGFTGHKDPQIHLHMLDVAKQQGFHFDAVQMPLNVMDAHYRSFGRDVLPRLVEEGIGVLAMKTMGNGIILRSGAVTAIECLHYALNLPTSVVITGIDSMEILDQAFEAARTFRPLTGEQLEALMAKTAQAGSRGEFELFKTSSIFDATAVNPDWLGEEPERLTSLMPATG; translated from the coding sequence ATGAGCGGATCGGAAATGCCCTACAGGACGCTCGGCAAGACGGGCGAGCGGGTCTCCGCGATCGGGCTGGGCGGGTGGCACCTGGCGATCAAGTCCGTGGACAAGAAGACGGCGATCCAGATCGTCCATGCCGCGGTGGATCGGGGCATCAATTTCCTGGACAACTCCTGGGACTACAACGACGGCGAGAGCGAGGAGCGGATGGGCAAGGCCCTCAAGGAGGGCTACCGCGACAAGGTCTTCCTGATGACGAAGATCGACGGCCGCTCGGAGAAGGAGGCCGCCCGCCAGATCGACGAGTCCCTCAAGCGGCTGAAGACCGACCGCATCGACCTGCTCCAGCACCACGAGATCCTCCGCTTCGACGACCCGCACCGGATCTTCGACCCGGAGGGTGCGCAGGTGGCGTTCGAGAAGGCGAAGCAGGCGGGCAAGGTCCGCTACATCGGGTTCACCGGGCACAAGGACCCGCAGATCCACCTGCACATGCTCGACGTGGCGAAGCAGCAGGGCTTCCACTTCGACGCCGTGCAGATGCCGCTGAACGTGATGGACGCCCACTACCGGAGCTTCGGCCGGGACGTCCTGCCCAGGCTCGTCGAGGAGGGGATCGGCGTCCTCGCGATGAAGACCATGGGCAACGGGATCATCCTCCGCTCCGGCGCCGTGACCGCGATCGAGTGCCTCCACTACGCCCTGAACCTGCCGACCTCGGTGGTCATCACCGGCATCGACAGCATGGAGATCCTCGACCAGGCCTTCGAGGCCGCCCGCACCTTCCGGCCGCTGACCGGGGAGCAGCTCGAGGCCCTGATGGCGAAGACCGCCCAGGCCGGCTCCCGCGGGGAGTTCGAGCTGTTCAAGACGTCTTCCATCTTCGACGCCACCGCCGTCAATCCCGACTGGCTGGGCGAAGAGCCCGAGCGCCTGACGAGCCTGATGCCGGCGACGGGGTGA
- a CDS encoding RES family NAD+ phosphorylase — MNRKHQLSHHDDSPDLFRRLEECRSRLATDFVGICFRTAAYKRANQRDLISGRGSAIHGGRWNPPGLPTVYLSADLITATEEYLQTNRRAGLPDEAALPKVDVGVTCAMDRVLDLTRADVRRCVGISEEQILGVRVLEPTGVEVITQAIGRLAVEVCFQGLLVPSAARPGARNVVVFPGKLSKRLAIVNRERLPQRPPRLKADRKTF, encoded by the coding sequence ATGAATCGGAAACATCAACTCTCGCATCATGACGACTCGCCGGACTTGTTCAGGAGGTTGGAGGAGTGCCGATCTCGCCTGGCTACCGACTTCGTCGGCATCTGCTTCCGGACGGCTGCCTACAAGCGGGCCAATCAGCGGGACCTGATCAGCGGTCGGGGGAGTGCCATACACGGCGGACGATGGAACCCGCCCGGCCTGCCGACGGTCTACCTTTCAGCCGACCTGATCACGGCGACCGAAGAATACCTCCAGACGAATCGCAGGGCAGGCCTCCCTGATGAGGCCGCCCTGCCGAAGGTCGATGTCGGCGTCACCTGCGCCATGGATCGCGTGCTCGACCTGACGAGGGCGGATGTCAGGCGGTGCGTCGGCATCTCGGAGGAGCAAATCCTGGGCGTCCGGGTGCTCGAGCCGACCGGCGTCGAGGTCATCACCCAGGCGATCGGTCGGCTCGCTGTAGAGGTCTGCTTCCAGGGCTTGCTGGTTCCGTCGGCCGCCCGTCCCGGGGCCCGGAACGTCGTCGTATTCCCCGGGAAGCTCTCGAAGAGGCTCGCGATCGTGAACCGCGAGAGGCTGCCCCAACGTCCGCCTCGGCTCAAGGCAGACCGGAAAACTTTCTAG
- a CDS encoding helix-turn-helix domain-containing protein: protein MAAHAKRAPVGRQGKAGRSRPSGPKKSPSVTKAVKTPVAASLGTAPPKQKRPASSAAAKSASGGPVLPPDMARRIAKARKRLGLTQRLFARMIGATDRAVASWERGAAVSPMASKQIAELERLAGELEGSMKPEFIPTWLNAPLQVLGGSSPIEAWGRGEADRVWRLAFFMGSGLPT from the coding sequence ATGGCGGCCCATGCCAAGCGGGCTCCGGTGGGCAGGCAAGGGAAGGCCGGCCGCTCCCGGCCGTCCGGGCCCAAGAAGTCTCCCTCGGTTACCAAGGCTGTGAAGACGCCCGTCGCCGCGAGCCTCGGGACGGCCCCGCCGAAGCAGAAACGGCCTGCGTCTTCCGCGGCGGCGAAGTCCGCCTCCGGGGGGCCGGTGCTCCCGCCGGACATGGCGCGTCGCATCGCGAAGGCGCGAAAGCGGCTGGGCCTCACCCAGCGGCTCTTCGCCCGGATGATCGGCGCGACGGATCGGGCGGTTGCTTCCTGGGAGAGAGGCGCGGCGGTCAGCCCAATGGCCTCGAAGCAGATTGCCGAGCTGGAGCGACTGGCCGGGGAGCTGGAAGGATCCATGAAGCCGGAGTTCATACCGACCTGGCTGAACGCGCCGCTCCAGGTCCTGGGCGGGTCGAGCCCGATCGAGGCCTGGGGCCGGGGCGAGGCCGATCGGGTCTGGCGGCTCGCCTTCTTCATGGGCTCGGGGCTTCCCACCTAG
- a CDS encoding SMI1/KNR4 family protein, whose translation MAAAIQHVEMTGVGEGGMDTTGPFETPANVWPERCPTCSFPDIDAVPQPYRLTRKTGRPVEASGAVLGNFLVRERPRAILEAVAPGACTFHPTLEPKGDVPSPWWLAVPVGTVAVSEVIPQVPRCPACGEPKVAHRGVHHRWHGPGETDLDVFKSKGWGSYETVGEEANWYWMNVLKLKSPPKPPPGRWTRVSLNRNLYFSVRLEDLFKRAGVKGLVRVVRQNAAPSDDDRRWVDEQLARLAGLGLLEAVAPAPAPPARPAAPSPFEAYLEAASGKRKGKKAPPDFAKAEEALGRPLPPSYKRFLAEVGPTTFQDVDGEEGFEARVLPPAKLDMQSFRLGAIADFDEEDADSPRVDGLLFASTAHGDAFVFDLAGGAEEPAVLLYNHEGNYFEPYAANFAACIARWAGV comes from the coding sequence ATGGCCGCAGCGATCCAGCACGTCGAGATGACCGGGGTTGGCGAGGGGGGGATGGACACGACCGGCCCCTTCGAGACGCCCGCCAATGTCTGGCCGGAGCGATGCCCGACGTGCAGCTTCCCGGACATCGACGCGGTGCCACAGCCCTACCGCCTGACGCGGAAGACGGGGCGGCCGGTGGAGGCGAGCGGGGCCGTGCTGGGCAACTTCCTGGTCCGGGAACGGCCCCGGGCCATCCTGGAGGCGGTCGCCCCGGGGGCCTGCACGTTCCACCCGACGCTCGAGCCGAAGGGCGACGTGCCGAGCCCGTGGTGGCTGGCCGTCCCGGTCGGGACGGTCGCGGTCTCCGAGGTCATCCCGCAGGTGCCCCGCTGCCCCGCCTGCGGCGAGCCGAAGGTCGCCCACCGGGGCGTGCACCACCGCTGGCACGGGCCGGGCGAGACGGACCTGGACGTCTTCAAGTCGAAGGGCTGGGGCTCGTACGAGACGGTGGGCGAGGAGGCCAACTGGTACTGGATGAACGTCCTCAAGCTCAAGTCGCCCCCGAAGCCCCCGCCCGGGCGATGGACGCGCGTGTCGCTCAACCGCAACCTCTACTTCTCGGTGCGGCTTGAAGACCTGTTCAAGCGGGCCGGCGTGAAGGGCCTCGTCCGCGTCGTCCGGCAGAACGCCGCCCCGTCGGACGACGACCGCCGCTGGGTGGACGAGCAGCTCGCCCGGCTCGCGGGCCTGGGTTTGCTGGAGGCGGTGGCCCCGGCCCCGGCTCCGCCCGCGCGGCCTGCCGCGCCCTCGCCGTTCGAGGCGTACCTGGAGGCCGCCTCGGGGAAGAGGAAGGGGAAGAAGGCGCCCCCGGACTTCGCGAAGGCGGAGGAGGCCCTGGGCCGGCCCCTTCCGCCGTCCTACAAGCGATTCCTCGCCGAGGTGGGCCCGACGACGTTCCAGGACGTCGACGGCGAGGAAGGCTTCGAGGCCCGCGTCCTCCCGCCCGCCAAGCTCGACATGCAGTCGTTCCGCCTCGGCGCGATCGCGGACTTCGACGAGGAGGACGCGGACAGCCCCCGGGTCGACGGCCTCCTGTTCGCCTCCACCGCCCACGGCGACGCCTTCGTGTTCGATCTCGCCGGCGGCGCGGAAGAGCCCGCCGTCCTGCTGTACAACCACGAGGGCAACTACTTCGAGCCCTACGCCGCGAACTTCGCCGCGTGCATCGCCCGCTGGGCCGGGGTGTGA
- a CDS encoding glycoside hydrolase family 140 protein: MTTPSVPDSCPALRACLAGLLALALAPTRPAAAAGPDTPYPAKVSENRRFLLDQHGRPFFYLGDTAWELIHRLNREEAGLYLKDRADQKFTVIQTVVLAEHGHEQPNPQGHVPLVGNDPTRPDEAYFADVDWVVDRADELGLCTGLLPTWGDKWNKKWGRGPELFTPENARIYGAYLGRRYRDKPVVWILGGDRPIENDRHKAIMRAMAEGLRQGDGGRHLITFHPTGWQSSADRLHDEPWLDFNMCQSGHAFNHENFRLIAADYARTPAKPCLDAEPGYEDHPSEFKASNGYLDDYETRRFAYWALFAGACGHTYGCHDIWQFYDKGRAPITFARTPWRQALVLPGSRQMKHARALIESRPVLDRIPDPSLIVGDPGKGTDRIAATRGADGSYAFVYSSSGMPFSVDLGRLSGRGLRTWWLDPRSGEARAGESFAREGTREFRPPSRGKGNDWVLVIDDASRAYRAPGGLAR, encoded by the coding sequence ATGACCACCCCATCCGTCCCCGATTCGTGCCCGGCCCTGAGGGCCTGCCTCGCCGGCCTCCTCGCCCTCGCCCTCGCGCCGACCCGCCCGGCCGCCGCGGCGGGCCCCGACACCCCGTACCCCGCGAAGGTCAGCGAGAACCGCCGGTTCCTCCTGGATCAGCACGGCAGGCCCTTCTTCTACCTGGGGGACACCGCGTGGGAGCTGATCCACAGACTCAACCGCGAGGAGGCCGGGCTCTACCTGAAGGACCGCGCCGACCAGAAGTTCACCGTGATCCAGACGGTCGTCCTGGCCGAGCACGGCCACGAGCAGCCCAACCCGCAGGGCCACGTGCCGCTGGTCGGCAACGACCCGACGAGGCCCGACGAGGCGTACTTCGCCGACGTGGACTGGGTCGTGGATCGCGCCGACGAGCTGGGGCTCTGCACCGGCCTGCTGCCGACGTGGGGGGACAAGTGGAACAAGAAGTGGGGCCGCGGGCCGGAGCTGTTCACGCCGGAGAACGCGCGGATCTACGGCGCGTACCTGGGGCGACGGTACCGGGATAAGCCGGTCGTCTGGATCCTCGGCGGCGACCGCCCCATCGAGAACGACCGCCACAAGGCGATCATGCGGGCGATGGCCGAGGGGCTGCGGCAGGGGGACGGCGGCCGTCACCTGATCACCTTCCACCCGACCGGCTGGCAGAGCTCCGCCGACAGGCTGCACGACGAGCCCTGGCTCGACTTCAACATGTGCCAGAGCGGGCACGCCTTCAATCATGAGAACTTCAGGCTGATCGCCGCGGACTACGCGCGGACGCCCGCGAAGCCGTGCCTGGACGCCGAGCCCGGCTACGAGGACCACCCCTCCGAGTTCAAAGCGAGCAACGGCTACCTGGACGACTACGAGACGCGCAGGTTCGCCTACTGGGCCCTGTTCGCCGGCGCCTGCGGTCACACCTACGGCTGCCACGACATCTGGCAGTTCTACGACAAGGGCCGCGCCCCGATCACGTTCGCCCGCACGCCCTGGCGGCAGGCGCTCGTCCTCCCCGGCAGCCGGCAGATGAAGCACGCCCGCGCCCTGATCGAGTCGCGGCCGGTCCTGGACCGGATCCCCGACCCCTCGCTGATCGTCGGCGACCCGGGCAAGGGGACGGACCGCATCGCCGCGACCCGGGGGGCGGACGGCTCGTATGCCTTCGTCTATTCGTCGTCCGGCATGCCGTTCTCCGTGGACCTGGGGCGGCTCTCGGGCCGGGGCCTGCGGACCTGGTGGCTCGACCCCCGGAGCGGCGAGGCCCGCGCCGGCGAGTCGTTCGCGCGGGAGGGGACCCGGGAATTCCGGCCCCCCTCGCGAGGCAAGGGGAACGACTGGGTCCTCGTGATCGACGACGCATCCCGCGCCTACCGCGCGCCGGGGGGCCTCGCCCGGTGA
- a CDS encoding serine/threonine-protein kinase — protein sequence MAQVEGSTEVLTAPVVPGHELIRLLGAGGMGRVYLARQVALGRLVCVKVLAIPDLEDPILCRARFRRESELLAGLSHPHIIALFDYGVTADSDLPYLATEYIEGGDLRSRMKPGRPMPRERVREILHQVGDALEHLHGKGIIHRDLKPENILMPTETLCKVCDFGLAVLQESAGSLTRSGRGLGTLGYVSPEQQRGDRIDERSDQYSLAALAYELLTGKRPLGRFRPPSRVNAFLPAGLDAAILRGLEENPADRYESVAHFVRAIEPYLDPDHVGAGRLSPRARRAALGGVAILAALAGLVALARGIPGADRRPPADPPAPPAQVPAPEPRSAEFRRLTELRAYLLWVAQGRPNGNDIATRNWLDAEKLVEGQVNARAYELWVRQGRPEGAEGAAAAGRNRRDAERQLLKEVEEEARLHPPN from the coding sequence ATGGCGCAGGTTGAGGGGAGCACCGAGGTGTTGACCGCGCCGGTGGTGCCCGGCCACGAGCTGATCCGGCTGCTGGGAGCCGGCGGGATGGGCCGGGTCTACCTCGCCCGCCAGGTGGCGCTGGGGCGGCTGGTCTGCGTCAAGGTGCTGGCCATCCCGGACCTCGAGGATCCGATCCTCTGCCGGGCCCGGTTCCGCCGGGAGTCGGAGCTGCTGGCCGGCCTGTCGCATCCTCATATCATCGCGCTGTTCGATTACGGCGTGACCGCCGACTCGGACCTCCCCTACCTGGCGACCGAGTACATCGAGGGCGGGGACCTGCGGAGCCGGATGAAGCCCGGCCGGCCGATGCCGAGGGAGCGGGTGCGGGAGATCCTCCACCAGGTCGGCGACGCGCTGGAGCACCTGCACGGCAAGGGGATCATCCACCGCGACCTCAAGCCCGAGAACATCCTGATGCCCACGGAGACGCTCTGCAAGGTCTGCGACTTCGGGCTGGCGGTGTTGCAGGAGAGCGCCGGGTCGCTGACGCGCTCGGGCCGGGGGCTGGGGACGCTCGGCTACGTGTCCCCGGAGCAGCAGCGAGGGGACCGGATCGACGAGCGGTCCGACCAGTACTCGCTGGCCGCGCTGGCCTACGAGCTGCTGACGGGCAAGCGCCCGCTGGGCCGGTTCCGGCCGCCGTCGCGGGTGAACGCGTTCTTGCCGGCGGGGCTCGACGCGGCGATCCTCCGTGGACTGGAGGAGAATCCCGCCGATCGCTACGAGTCCGTCGCACACTTCGTCCGTGCGATCGAGCCGTACCTGGATCCCGACCATGTGGGGGCCGGCCGGCTTTCGCCGCGGGCGAGGCGCGCGGCCCTCGGGGGCGTCGCCATCCTCGCGGCCCTCGCCGGGCTCGTCGCGCTCGCCCGGGGGATCCCCGGTGCCGACCGCCGGCCGCCCGCGGACCCGCCCGCCCCCCCCGCCCAGGTCCCCGCGCCCGAGCCGCGGTCGGCCGAGTTCCGGCGCCTGACCGAGCTGCGGGCGTACCTGCTCTGGGTGGCCCAGGGGAGGCCCAACGGCAACGACATCGCGACCCGGAACTGGCTCGACGCCGAGAAGCTCGTGGAGGGCCAGGTCAACGCCCGCGCCTACGAGCTCTGGGTCCGCCAGGGCAGGCCCGAGGGCGCCGAGGGCGCGGCCGCCGCCGGGCGCAATCGTCGCGACGCCGAGCGTCAGCTGCTGAAGGAGGTCGAGGAGGAGGCCCGCCTCCACCCGCCGAACTGA